One stretch of Kogia breviceps isolate mKogBre1 chromosome 18, mKogBre1 haplotype 1, whole genome shotgun sequence DNA includes these proteins:
- the LOC131745384 gene encoding metallothionein-II, hippocampal isoform X2 yields the protein MDPNCSCSTGGSCNCAGSCTCKACKCASCKKSCCPCCPVGCAKCAQGCVCKGASDKCSCCA from the exons ATGGACCCCAACTGCTCCTGCTCCACTG GCGGCTCCTGCAACTGTGCTGGCTCCTGCACCTGCAAAGCCTGCAAATGCGCCTCCTGCAAGAAGA gctgctgcccctgctgccccGTGGGCTGCGCCAAGTGCGCCCAGGGCTGCGTGTGCAAAGGGGCCTCGGACAAGTGCAGCTGCTGTGCCTGA
- the LOC131745384 gene encoding metallothionein-II, hippocampal isoform X1, with amino-acid sequence MDPNCSCSTAGGSCNCAGSCTCKACKCASCKKSCCPCCPVGCAKCAQGCVCKGASDKCSCCA; translated from the exons ATGGACCCCAACTGCTCCTGCTCCACTG CAGGCGGCTCCTGCAACTGTGCTGGCTCCTGCACCTGCAAAGCCTGCAAATGCGCCTCCTGCAAGAAGA gctgctgcccctgctgccccGTGGGCTGCGCCAAGTGCGCCCAGGGCTGCGTGTGCAAAGGGGCCTCGGACAAGTGCAGCTGCTGTGCCTGA